The window CTGCACCATCTATTTTTTTGGCATCAGCCAATGCTGTTCCTTCTGGCACAGCCCCCGCAGTACTACGTACATGTTGCTAAAATCGGGTTTACCTATAATTGCAGCAACAACAGGCATTACCAAATCGTTAACTACACTATCGATTATTTTTCCGAAAGCACCACCGATAATTACCCCTACGGCAAGGTCCATTACGTTGCCTTTTATGGCAAACTCTTTAAATTCTTTTGCAAATCCCATTTTAAATTAAGTTTTAGTTTTTTATTAAAATTAGCAAACTTTAATTTGAATCCAAATGTTTAGGAAATAATTTAAAAACCGAACATATCAACAGCATTTAGGCCAATTCAGGAAAATATCTGAAATCTATTGTTTATTTTTGCCCATTCTTTTATATATACTATGCTAAAGCAACACCTACAACAAAAATTATTACAAAAGTTATCACCACAGCAAATACAGTTTATTAAGCTGTTGCAGGTGCCTACTGTTGCTTTAGATACCCGTGTAAAAGAGGAGCTTGAAGAAAATCCGGCATTGGAAGATCCTAGTTTAATGACCCAGGATGAGCCCAAAAGCGAATACGATGATTTAAATGATAGTCCGGATGATTACGAACAATCATCAGAAGACACCAGTATGGATGAGTTTAATGTGGATGATTACCTGCAAGACGACTCGGTCAACGATTATAGCACCAATTATAATAATGGTGATGATGATGAAGAGAAAAAAGAAACTCCAATTGCCATTGAAAGTACTTTTTTCGAAAGTTTACAAGAACAGCTAGATCTTATTCCCCTATCTGACCAGGATTTTATTATCGGTAAACAGATTATAGGCAGTTTAGATGACGACGGCTACTTACGTCGTCCGCTGGGTTCGATGATTGATGACCTTGCTTTCTCTCAAAATGTAATGGTTGAAGAGGAAGATGTGCTCGAAATGTTAAAGTTGATTCAAAGCTTTGATCCTCCGGGCATTGGCGCCAGAGACCTTAAAGAATGTTTACTAATCCAGTTAAAACGTAAAGATACGCACAACCCCATTATTGTTAAAGCAATGAACGTGGTAGAAAATTATCTCGATGAATTTACCCGTAAACATTATGACAAACTGGAAAAAAGTTTAGGCTTAGACAGCGAGGAGCTTAAAGAAGTGGTGAGCGAAATATTGCGTTTAAACCCTAAACCAGGTGATGCCAATCAGGTAACGACCAAGCAGATGCAGATTATCCCCGATTTTCACATCAGCAATAACGATGGCGTACTGATTTTGACCTTAAACTCTAAAAACGCCCCTGAACTAAAAGTAAGCCGCTCTTACCAGGAAATGTTTGAGCATTACGATAAGGCTTCGTCAAAAGATAAAAAACTAAAAGAGGCCGTTCAGTTTGTAAAACAGAAACTGGATTCGGCACGGTGGTTTATTGATGCCATAAAACAGCGCCAGCAAACCTTGCTAAAAACCATGAATGCCATTATGCATTATCAGTATGAATATTTTTTAACGGCTGATGAGCGTAAAATGCGCCCAATGATCTTAAAAGATATTGCCGATAAAATTGATATGGATATTTCAACCGTATCACGTGTGGCCAACTCTAAATACGTGCAAACCGAATTTGGTACTTTCCTGTTAAAATCTTTCTTCTCAGAAGCTATCCAAACTGAAAACGGCGAGGAAGTTTCCAACAAAGAAGTTAAAAAGATATTGGAAGATTGCATTGGTAACGAAGATAAGCGTAAACCTTTAGCAGACGAGAAGCTAACCGAAATATTAAAGGAAAGAGGTTACAACATTGCCAGAAGAACAGTTGCCAAGTACCGTGAGCAAATGAACATCCCTGTGGCTCGTTTAAGAAAAGAACTTTAGGCAGTTGGCAGTTTTAGATTCCGGTTTTCAGTTATAATTAATATCTGAAATTATTGAATTGTAAACTACCAACTGAAAACTGACCTACCACATTTTAATGTACGAAGGAACTTTGTAGATATTGTTAAGCATTAAGCCCAAAACAATTTCATGGCTACCATTGCTTACTTGATTTAGTGCAGAGGTAGAAAAATCGTACGAATAAGTCAGATTAACCATCTTACCGATATTAAATCCAGCCATGGCCGAGAAAGAATCATCTTTGCGGTAGCTGCCTCCCAACCAAACTTTATCTTTAAAGGCCAGCTTCATATTCAGATCGACTGATACTGGTGCTGGCGAAACATATTTAACCATTACAGAAGGAATTGCCGAAATTTCGTCATCTACAAAAAACTTATAACCTGCTGTAGCAAAATAATGCGGCACTTCTTTACCTAAATTGTAGCTGTTTTCTCCTGTAAAGCTCAACTTTTGAGGCAAAATCTGCTGTACCGATACACCGGCAAACATACGTGCGCCATATAACCACAAACCGATACTTAAATCAGGCTTAACCTGATTAATCAATGCCCTGTTTAAAGCGGGATCGTAAGGTGCATCGAATGTTAAGGCGTTAACATCGAGCGAAATGCTCGAAATCCCTGCCGCAACACCAGCCGACAGGTTAAAATTATTGCTCAGCTGCAAATGATAAGCGTAAGTTACATTGGCATCCAATCTTTTTACCGGCCCCGTTTTATCGAGGACTGCCGTTACACCCATACCATGATGTGAGGGCGACGACATGTAATTCTGCATATAATTGCGGTCCATTGGGTTTCCGGTTTGTTCAGGGAAAGCCGTAAGCGCATTACTCCACAACTGGTTATCGCCCAATGCCCAGTGTGCCGATACAAAAGAAGTTTGGGGTGCATCGGTAATCCCCGACCATTGTTTGCGGTAACCTCCTTTAAAATCGATGTAGTTTTCAATTCCGGATAGTGCCGGGTTTAACAGGTACTGATTAAAAATGTACTGGGTATACTGAGGTTTTTGCTGCGAAAAGGCAGTAAATGAGACAAAAAACGCTAATATGATGATGAGTTTCTTCAATTTTATCTGATTATAGTCAACGGACCGGTTATCGTTTTACGACCGTTTCTTGGGTTGATAATATAGTAATAAACACCGACAGGTAAGGGATTATTCTGATAATTCCCATCAAACGGTACTTTATAGCCATCGCTAAAAAATACCCTGTTGCCATTACGGTTAAAAACTTCTACAGTTGCATTAGGATAAGATTCTAAATATTTAATGATCCAGGTATCGTTTACGTTATCGCCATTAGGCGTAAAGGTATTTGGCGGGGTAAGTGCCTGCAACACTTTAACCAAAACTTTTGAGGTGGTCGAACAACCATCAGGCTGTGTGGTTGCGGTAAGTGTATATTCGGTATCCTGACCTGGTGAGGCAATTGGATTTAGCACGTCTGTTTTATTTAATCCAACTGCAGGCAACCACTGGTATTTTAAATTAGTGCCCTGCGCAGTTGCCGGAAGCTCAATCTGTCCGCCTGCCAAAATATAAATTAATGTACCGGCATCTGCTATTGGCGATGCGTACACCTCAATTTCTTTACTAATGGGAGAAGAACATCCATTTGTAGCTGTAAAAGTATAGGTAATGGTATGACGACCTACGCCTGCAATTTTAGGATTAAAGGTACCATCTGCTTTAATTCCATTGCCTGAATATACACCTGTGCCAGGCATTTCTTCTTCCACTTTTTGTGTGACCTGAGTAATTAAAACCGTACCATCGGCTTCACAAACCGCAGGCATATCGGCAAATTCCAATTGTGGCACGGGTTTAAGCGTAAGGGTTTTATCTATAAATTTAAAACATGTTTCGCCTGTATAAGCCACTAACCGGATGGTGTAAGGGCGATCGGTTGTACCACCAAAACTATCATACTTCAATACAATGTCGCTATCATCCGGATAGGAAATGGTTTTATAAATGCTACTTTCCCTGCCGAAATCTCTATAAATCTCAATTTTGGTAATTTTACTACCCTCAAAAGTTGTCGATCTGTTTTTGATAATCACATCATCACTTACACACACATTATTGGTTACGATATCTAAATCGGCCTCTTTTACAGATCCGTTTACAGTAAAAGTTTTCGAAGTTGACACCTCACATCCGTCCTGATTTTTAACGGTTAGGGTTACAATGTAATCGCCTGTGGCAGCGTAGGTAAAAGCACCGTCAAAACCTGTAGAAGTTGCTAAAGGATTATTATTATCATATTTCCATACTGCAGTTAAACCTGTTGTGGTTCCATCTGCATTTTTGGTGGTATTTTTAAACCGTGCTACACCATCTGCCAAACAAAAATCAGGCATTATAAAATCAGCTATTTGAGGATTAATTACAGTTACACTTTTAGGCTTTGGTACACTCACGCAACCTAAATCGCTCACTGTTGTCAGCGTTATGGTATAATTGCCTGTTGCGGCATATTTATGAACGGGAGGTCTATTATTCGCTACTTTCACTTCCGCTGATCCATCTCCAAAATCCCACCTCCATTCTACAATGCTACCAGGACTTTCGATGGTTGATTTTTCAGTTAATATCACAGGCAAATCCACACATAAACCTTTAACATCAAAATCAGAAACAGGTTGAGGGTTTATTGTGATTTCCTGAAATTCAGAAACCTTTGAGCATTTAGAATCTGTAGTGGCGGTTAAAATAACTTTGTAAACACCTTTACTAATGTAGGTATGAACGGGGTTTTGCTCTGTCGATGTATTTCCATCGCCAAAATCCCATAACCAGGTATTAATTGTACGTGTATCAGAATTAGAAGTACTTATATCTTTAAAAGGTATCGGCGAGTTAGCACAATTAATTTTTTCTACTTTAAAATCGGCAGTTGGCTCCTTATCAACCGTAAAATCGGCAACAAGTTCTTCCGTGCTGCCACAATCATCGGCTGCAGGTTTAGTAGCGGTTACCTTAAACTGATAATCGCCGGGAACATTATATTTAATTTCGTTCGGGTAAAAATAGGTGTAGTAAGTCACCCCATTATCCGTAAAATTAGAAACAGCAACTGGTGCAATCTGGCTTATCAGTCCATCCCCATTTTGCACATCCCAATCCAAACGTACAGGTTGGTAAGGCAAATTAATTTTGAGTTTGATAACTTCGCCCAAACAACCACTCGTAACATTTTTTCCTGTCGCTTCGTTTTGAGGCTGAAAAGTAAAATTTTGAATATTTGCCCCTGCCAGGTATGCATAGGACTCTACATAACCGTAACCATAAGCTATAGCCGAAAATCCTCCAGCGGCTGTTAGCCGATGCTGATCTTTTGAATCAAAGGTTACATCTATAATTGCGTAACTGTATTCGTTATCAATATTTACAAAACCTGAAACGGGATTACCATCTAACCTAAGTGACGGGATATCGACAGTTTTAATAATTACATTAATAAAGAATTTAGCAATATTAGTGGGTACACCTCGCAATTTAGAATATACAGTAATATTACTTAATGTTTGTTCTACTGGGTTTAACACCGTTATTTCAGGATCACCTTCATAAGGGTCATTTCCACTCTGGTTTACCTGTGGCCGGTTATTTAAATTACAAGTTTGCGAAGTTTGATACTGTGCTACCGAAATGGGCTTAGAACCCGAAATTACATTGGCTGAGGTAGAGAAAAATGTTACTACTGCGCCTTTATTGTATGGATTACTAAGTGTTGTACCATTGGCATTGGAAGTACTGCCATTAACCGTTAAAACAGTATTATCTTCTGATACAATTACCCTGATTACATCGGTATTACCATGAATGGTATTGTAAAAAGGTGCAGTTACAAAATTTCTCCCCCAGGCTGTGACCGGAAACAATTGTTGATAAAGGTTATCTCCTCCACTTGCGTTACGACTACTCCCTTGCTCACAAAAAGAAGCCCAGGTATTACCAGAGAATACAGCTATTGATTTACACCCCTTGGTTGATTTGATGTGACTTCCGGATAAATCATCTCTAGCTTGAAACTGGTAAATCTGTCCCTTATTGAGCTTTATTGTAAAAGTTTCATTTGCATTATGTTTTGAGTTTCCAGTCTTAGGGGTAATTTCTATATCAGTATCATCTTCGGTAGCCAATATGGTAAACTGTGCATAATAGCCATTGGTATTGGTACTTTGATAACTGTAAGTATAATATTCTTTGCCGAGTGTATTTGTGGGTAATACCAACGTACCTCCTGTACGGGCATTGAAAGAAATTACGCTATATAGAGATATTGGCGATGTTGTAACTACATGTATTCCTTTATCACTTTCGATAACATCACTTCCGTCAATATAAACAGGACGACTATTTGGATCAATAA is drawn from Pedobacter sp. HDW13 and contains these coding sequences:
- a CDS encoding PKD domain-containing protein, with amino-acid sequence MSRHWLLVVFFLLLFKAGAVFSQNTSNKGKDFWVTYSGHANGTSSKLTLFLSADKATTYTVYIGSAIVASGSIAANTCLPVIIDPNSRPVYIDGSDVIESDKGIHVVTTSPISLYSVISFNARTGGTLVLPTNTLGKEYYTYSYQSTNTNGYYAQFTILATEDDTDIEITPKTGNSKHNANETFTIKLNKGQIYQFQARDDLSGSHIKSTKGCKSIAVFSGNTWASFCEQGSSRNASGGDNLYQQLFPVTAWGRNFVTAPFYNTIHGNTDVIRVIVSEDNTVLTVNGSTSNANGTTLSNPYNKGAVVTFFSTSANVISGSKPISVAQYQTSQTCNLNNRPQVNQSGNDPYEGDPEITVLNPVEQTLSNITVYSKLRGVPTNIAKFFINVIIKTVDIPSLRLDGNPVSGFVNIDNEYSYAIIDVTFDSKDQHRLTAAGGFSAIAYGYGYVESYAYLAGANIQNFTFQPQNEATGKNVTSGCLGEVIKLKINLPYQPVRLDWDVQNGDGLISQIAPVAVSNFTDNGVTYYTYFYPNEIKYNVPGDYQFKVTATKPAADDCGSTEELVADFTVDKEPTADFKVEKINCANSPIPFKDISTSNSDTRTINTWLWDFGDGNTSTEQNPVHTYISKGVYKVILTATTDSKCSKVSEFQEITINPQPVSDFDVKGLCVDLPVILTEKSTIESPGSIVEWRWDFGDGSAEVKVANNRPPVHKYAATGNYTITLTTVSDLGCVSVPKPKSVTVINPQIADFIMPDFCLADGVARFKNTTKNADGTTTGLTAVWKYDNNNPLATSTGFDGAFTYAATGDYIVTLTVKNQDGCEVSTSKTFTVNGSVKEADLDIVTNNVCVSDDVIIKNRSTTFEGSKITKIEIYRDFGRESSIYKTISYPDDSDIVLKYDSFGGTTDRPYTIRLVAYTGETCFKFIDKTLTLKPVPQLEFADMPAVCEADGTVLITQVTQKVEEEMPGTGVYSGNGIKADGTFNPKIAGVGRHTITYTFTATNGCSSPISKEIEVYASPIADAGTLIYILAGGQIELPATAQGTNLKYQWLPAVGLNKTDVLNPIASPGQDTEYTLTATTQPDGCSTTSKVLVKVLQALTPPNTFTPNGDNVNDTWIIKYLESYPNATVEVFNRNGNRVFFSDGYKVPFDGNYQNNPLPVGVYYYIINPRNGRKTITGPLTIIR
- a CDS encoding type IX secretion system membrane protein PorP/SprF — encoded protein: MKKLIIILAFFVSFTAFSQQKPQYTQYIFNQYLLNPALSGIENYIDFKGGYRKQWSGITDAPQTSFVSAHWALGDNQLWSNALTAFPEQTGNPMDRNYMQNYMSSPSHHGMGVTAVLDKTGPVKRLDANVTYAYHLQLSNNFNLSAGVAAGISSISLDVNALTFDAPYDPALNRALINQVKPDLSIGLWLYGARMFAGVSVQQILPQKLSFTGENSYNLGKEVPHYFATAGYKFFVDDEISAIPSVMVKYVSPAPVSVDLNMKLAFKDKVWLGGSYRKDDSFSAMAGFNIGKMVNLTYSYDFSTSALNQVSNGSHEIVLGLMLNNIYKVPSYIKMW
- the rpoN gene encoding RNA polymerase factor sigma-54 encodes the protein MLKQHLQQKLLQKLSPQQIQFIKLLQVPTVALDTRVKEELEENPALEDPSLMTQDEPKSEYDDLNDSPDDYEQSSEDTSMDEFNVDDYLQDDSVNDYSTNYNNGDDDEEKKETPIAIESTFFESLQEQLDLIPLSDQDFIIGKQIIGSLDDDGYLRRPLGSMIDDLAFSQNVMVEEEDVLEMLKLIQSFDPPGIGARDLKECLLIQLKRKDTHNPIIVKAMNVVENYLDEFTRKHYDKLEKSLGLDSEELKEVVSEILRLNPKPGDANQVTTKQMQIIPDFHISNNDGVLILTLNSKNAPELKVSRSYQEMFEHYDKASSKDKKLKEAVQFVKQKLDSARWFIDAIKQRQQTLLKTMNAIMHYQYEYFLTADERKMRPMILKDIADKIDMDISTVSRVANSKYVQTEFGTFLLKSFFSEAIQTENGEEVSNKEVKKILEDCIGNEDKRKPLADEKLTEILKERGYNIARRTVAKYREQMNIPVARLRKEL